The region AAAGTGTCACTAGCCGAATCTTGACCAGAACTAAAGGCTGGATGAGACAAGATAATTTTGGGTTGAAAATACAACTTTAAATTACTTTTTAAAGCATTACGCAAAAACACATATTCATTTGCTGTTTTAAATTCGGCTCCCAAACCAAAATTAGGATTAAACTCTACTAGCTGATTAATTAAACTGTCTCGATTAAAAGTAATTACAACAGAATTGACCGTAAAAATGCTTTTTTTATCATGTATAACAGTAGGTTTATAATCTCTAAACTCATTACCATCAAAATCTGTCATTTTGAAAGTTACAATATCTGCATCAGTATATTTTTGATACGCTTCTAAGATAATATTGCTTAAATTATTTACATAAATCACATCATCATCTGCAACTAAACAGATTTTACCTATAGCATGTTTAATTGCTAGATTTCGACTATTAGGCAGTCCTCTTTCAAAAGAATTTACAACTCTTATATTATCATGAGATGATTCTAAGAGTTTATCTGGAGTCGTTTGATTAATAATTAATATGTGATAATCCTCTAATTGTAGGTTTTGAAACATTGGTTTTAAAAACGATAGTGATGTTCTATGCATCGTTGACACCAAAATTTCAAAATCAACATCTTTTTTCGAGGATTTACTCATTTAATTTATCTTTGAAACAAATGTAATCATTTTATGAAAATTTTATTGGTTGGCGAGTATAGCAGACTTCATAATTCCTTAAAAGAAGGATTAGTTACTTTAGGACATGACGTTTTGTTAGTTGGAACAGCTGATGGGTTTAAAAATTTTAATGTGGACATTAACTACGAAGCCACTTTTTTTACCAGACCAAGCATAAATTGGTTAGTAAAAGCAATACTAAAACTTACCACTATTAATCTTATAAAACTTGAATATGCTTACCGTTTTAATAAAATATTGAAATCTTTAAAAGGATTTGATGTTGTACAATTAATTAATCAAAATAGTATTAAAACGCATCCTTTTATTGAGAAAAGATTATTAAACAAGTTAATTAGTCAAAATAAAAAAACTTTTTTGTTGGCTTGTGGTACAGACTATGTTAGCGTGCAATACGCCTTAGATAAGAAATTTAAATATTCAATACTGACACCCTATTTTAATAATGCTGATTTAAAAAAATACTATAACCATATTTTAAAAAAAACATCTTCAGCCAATCAAAAGTTATTCGCTTTTTTACAGAATAATACCAATGGAATTATATCTAGCGATCTAGATTACCACCTACCATACAATAATAAAAAAGGCTATTTGGGTATGATACCTAACCCAATTATAATTAATAATAATGATTTGACTCCTACAAAAAATGAATCAAAAATTGTTATATTTCATGGTATAAATACTTCAAATTATATAAAAAAAGGTAACGATATTTTTGATAAGGCATTAGATACTATTTCAAAAAAATATCCAGATACAGTAGACGTTGTTAGGACAGAAAATGTACCATATACTGATTATATAACATCATACAATAGTTGTCATATATTAATGGACCAAATATATGCTTATGATCAA is a window of Olleya sp. YS DNA encoding:
- a CDS encoding glycosyltransferase family 2 protein; this encodes MSKSSKKDVDFEILVSTMHRTSLSFLKPMFQNLQLEDYHILIINQTTPDKLLESSHDNIRVVNSFERGLPNSRNLAIKHAIGKICLVADDDVIYVNNLSNIILEAYQKYTDADIVTFKMTDFDGNEFRDYKPTVIHDKKSIFTVNSVVITFNRDSLINQLVEFNPNFGLGAEFKTANEYVFLRNALKSNLKLYFQPKIILSHPAFSSGQDSASDTLIYARAALFYKYSGSLAYFRLIKQLYLLIQLKQLKAKLFLPKFKVGRSGISRYKQLLKEGLETR
- a CDS encoding glycosyltransferase, producing the protein MKILLVGEYSRLHNSLKEGLVTLGHDVLLVGTADGFKNFNVDINYEATFFTRPSINWLVKAILKLTTINLIKLEYAYRFNKILKSLKGFDVVQLINQNSIKTHPFIEKRLLNKLISQNKKTFLLACGTDYVSVQYALDKKFKYSILTPYFNNADLKKYYNHILKKTSSANQKLFAFLQNNTNGIISSDLDYHLPYNNKKGYLGMIPNPIIINNNDLTPTKNESKIVIFHGINTSNYIKKGNDIFDKALDTISKKYPDTVDVVRTENVPYTDYITSYNSCHILMDQIYAYDQGYNALEAMSKGKVVFTGAEKEWLDYYNLEEDTVAIHALPSVDYLVEKLDWLINNPDQIERISKHAIAFIKTHHHYKKIAKQYLDTWNKA